Proteins encoded in a region of the Bartonella taylorii genome:
- a CDS encoding response regulator, producing the protein MSKKVMIVEDNELNMKLFRDLVEASGYETVETRNGLMALDLARSSMPSLILVDIQLPEVSGIDVIKQLKEDEELKSIPVVAVTAFAMKGDEERIRASGCEEYMSKPISVPHFITMVKHFLD; encoded by the coding sequence ATGTCAAAAAAAGTTATGATCGTGGAAGATAACGAACTGAATATGAAGTTATTCCGTGATCTTGTAGAGGCGAGTGGCTATGAAACTGTTGAAACGCGTAATGGTTTGATGGCATTAGATTTGGCTCGTTCATCAATGCCTTCTCTTATCCTTGTGGATATTCAGTTGCCAGAGGTGTCAGGGATTGATGTCATTAAACAATTAAAAGAGGATGAAGAACTTAAATCTATCCCCGTTGTTGCCGTAACAGCCTTTGCTATGAAAGGGGATGAAGAGCGAATTCGTGCAAGTGGATGTGAAGAATATATGTCAAAACCTATTTCCGTTCCTCATTTTATTACAATGGTAAAGCACTTTTTAGACTGA